The following are encoded in a window of Phaseolus vulgaris cultivar G19833 chromosome 3, P. vulgaris v2.0, whole genome shotgun sequence genomic DNA:
- the LOC137806063 gene encoding uncharacterized protein isoform X1: MEGNAKSDQIVDVGSVVEAVSADDGDAPLYSLESLCMRCGENGITRFLLTLIPHFRKILLSAFECPHCGERNNEVQFAGEIQPRGCCYTLKIPSGEQKMLNRQVVKSESATIKIPELDFEIPPEAQRGSLSTVEGILMRATDELQALQEERKKVAPETAGAIDQFLVKLRACATGESCITFILDDPVGNSFIENPFAPSSDPSLTIKFYERTPEQQASLGYLVDSAQAEGTHVDAPGGGEAVTTDQVRREPHGSVGATAGHRAIAQSNSAEIAEALFRYTAPEEVMTFPSTCGACAASCETRMFVTNIPYFQEVIVMASTCDACGYRNSELKPGGRIPEKGKIITLSVKNVNDLSRDVIKSDTASVKVPEVDLELASGTLGGIVTTVEGLITRISESLERVHGFTFGDSLDENSRSKWIDFKARLNKLLSLEEPWTLILDDALANSFVAPATDDLKEDNQLAFEDYERSWEQNEELGLNDMDTSAEVGDAPTNTSKTE, translated from the exons ATGGAAGGGAATGCGAAAAGCGACCAAATCGTGGATGTAGGATCGGTAGTGGAGGCCGTTTCAGCCGATGACGGTGATGCTCCTCTCTACAGCCTCGAAAGTCTTTGCATGCGATGTGGTGAAAAC GGGATTACAAGATTTTTATTGACTTTAATTCCCCACTTCAGAAAG ATTTTGTTATCAGCTTTTGAATGTCCACATTGTGGTGAGAG GAACAATGAAGTACAGTTTGCTGGTGAAATTCAACCACGTGGTTGTTGTTACACTTTGAAGATTCCATCAGGCGAGCAAAAG ATGCTAAATCGTCAAGTGGTTAAATCAGAATCTGCTACCATTAAG ATACCTGAACTGGATTTTGAGATTCCACCAGAGGCTCAACGTGGTAGTTTGTCAACG GTGGAAGGGATACTTATGAGAGCAACTGATGAACTTCAAGCCCTTCAAGAGGAACGCAAA AAAGTGGCTCCGGAGACAGCTGGAGCAATTGATCAGTTCTTGGTGAAACTGCGAGCCTGTGCAACAGGAGAATCATGCATCACATTTATTCTTGATGATCCTGTCGGAAACAGCTTTATTGAAAACCC GTTTGCACCATCATCTGATCCATCGTTGACGATCAAGTTTTATGAGAGAACTCCTGAGCAGCAAGCATCATTGGGATACCTTGTTGATTCTGCACAGGCTGAAGGAACTCATGTTGATGCCCCGGGAGGCGGAGAAGCTGTGACTACTGATCAAGTGAGGAGAGAACCACATGGATCAGTAGGGGCAACAGCTGGCCATCGTGCCATTGCACAGAGTAACAGTGCAGAAATTGCTGAAGCCTTGTTTCGATATACTGCACCAGAAGAG GTGATGACTTTCCCTTCTACTTGTGGTGCCTGTGCTGCTAGTTGTGAGACTCGAATGTTTGTCACCA ATATTCCTTACTTCCAAGAAGTAATTGTTATGGCATCCACATGTGATGCTTGTGGCTACCGCAACTCTGAG TTGAAACCTGGTGGACGAATTcctgaaaaaggaaaaataattacTCTTTCTGTGAAAAATGTCAATGACCTGAGCCGTGATGTAATAAAG TCTGATACTGCAAGTGTAAAAGTTCCGGAAGTTGACTTGGAGCTGGCAAGCGGAACCCTTGGAGGAATAGTTACAACTGTTGAAGGTTTAATTACAAGAATTAGTGAAA GCCTTGAGAGGGTCCATGGCTTTACTTTTGGAGACAGTCTTGATGAAAATAGTAGAAGCAAGTGGATAGACTTTAAAGCAAGGCTAAACAAG CTTCTTAGCTTGGAAGAACCTTGGACTCTAATTCTTGATGATGCATTAGCCAATTCTTTTGTAGCACCTGCAACTGATGATCTGAAAGAGGACAATCAATTAGCTT TTGAGGACTACGAGAGGTCATGGGAACAAAATGAAGAATTAGGTCTGAATGATATGGACACCTCTGCCGAAGTTGGTGATGCACCAACCAATACTTCTAAAACTGAGTGA
- the LOC137806063 gene encoding uncharacterized protein isoform X2, producing the protein MLNRQVVKSESATIKIPELDFEIPPEAQRGSLSTVEGILMRATDELQALQEERKKVAPETAGAIDQFLVKLRACATGESCITFILDDPVGNSFIENPFAPSSDPSLTIKFYERTPEQQASLGYLVDSAQAEGTHVDAPGGGEAVTTDQVRREPHGSVGATAGHRAIAQSNSAEIAEALFRYTAPEEVMTFPSTCGACAASCETRMFVTNIPYFQEVIVMASTCDACGYRNSELKPGGRIPEKGKIITLSVKNVNDLSRDVIKSDTASVKVPEVDLELASGTLGGIVTTVEGLITRISESLERVHGFTFGDSLDENSRSKWIDFKARLNKLLSLEEPWTLILDDALANSFVAPATDDLKEDNQLAFEDYERSWEQNEELGLNDMDTSAEVGDAPTNTSKTE; encoded by the exons ATGCTAAATCGTCAAGTGGTTAAATCAGAATCTGCTACCATTAAG ATACCTGAACTGGATTTTGAGATTCCACCAGAGGCTCAACGTGGTAGTTTGTCAACG GTGGAAGGGATACTTATGAGAGCAACTGATGAACTTCAAGCCCTTCAAGAGGAACGCAAA AAAGTGGCTCCGGAGACAGCTGGAGCAATTGATCAGTTCTTGGTGAAACTGCGAGCCTGTGCAACAGGAGAATCATGCATCACATTTATTCTTGATGATCCTGTCGGAAACAGCTTTATTGAAAACCC GTTTGCACCATCATCTGATCCATCGTTGACGATCAAGTTTTATGAGAGAACTCCTGAGCAGCAAGCATCATTGGGATACCTTGTTGATTCTGCACAGGCTGAAGGAACTCATGTTGATGCCCCGGGAGGCGGAGAAGCTGTGACTACTGATCAAGTGAGGAGAGAACCACATGGATCAGTAGGGGCAACAGCTGGCCATCGTGCCATTGCACAGAGTAACAGTGCAGAAATTGCTGAAGCCTTGTTTCGATATACTGCACCAGAAGAG GTGATGACTTTCCCTTCTACTTGTGGTGCCTGTGCTGCTAGTTGTGAGACTCGAATGTTTGTCACCA ATATTCCTTACTTCCAAGAAGTAATTGTTATGGCATCCACATGTGATGCTTGTGGCTACCGCAACTCTGAG TTGAAACCTGGTGGACGAATTcctgaaaaaggaaaaataattacTCTTTCTGTGAAAAATGTCAATGACCTGAGCCGTGATGTAATAAAG TCTGATACTGCAAGTGTAAAAGTTCCGGAAGTTGACTTGGAGCTGGCAAGCGGAACCCTTGGAGGAATAGTTACAACTGTTGAAGGTTTAATTACAAGAATTAGTGAAA GCCTTGAGAGGGTCCATGGCTTTACTTTTGGAGACAGTCTTGATGAAAATAGTAGAAGCAAGTGGATAGACTTTAAAGCAAGGCTAAACAAG CTTCTTAGCTTGGAAGAACCTTGGACTCTAATTCTTGATGATGCATTAGCCAATTCTTTTGTAGCACCTGCAACTGATGATCTGAAAGAGGACAATCAATTAGCTT TTGAGGACTACGAGAGGTCATGGGAACAAAATGAAGAATTAGGTCTGAATGATATGGACACCTCTGCCGAAGTTGGTGATGCACCAACCAATACTTCTAAAACTGAGTGA